One Nicotiana sylvestris chromosome 12, ASM39365v2, whole genome shotgun sequence genomic window carries:
- the LOC104238841 gene encoding glycolate oxidase-like isoform X1: MITSTVPCSNANMVGKLSRSTVLLFHKMESITNVMEYETIAKEKLPKMIYDYYASGAEDQWTLQENRNAFSRILFRPRILVDVRSIDTTTSVLGFKVSMPIMVAPTAMQKMAHSEGEYATARATSAAGTIMTLSSWATSSVEEVASTGPGIRFFQLYVYKDRNVVRQLVKRAERAGFKAIALTVDTPRLGRREADIKNRFVLPPHLTLKNFEGLDLGKMDKTYDSGLASYVAGQVDQSLSWKDVKWLQTITHLPILLKGVLTAEDARLAVESGAAGIIVSNHGARQLDYAPATVMALEEVVKAVQGRIPVFLDGGIRRGTDVFKALALGASGVFIGRPVVFSLAVDGEAGVRKVLQMLQDEFELTMALSGCRSIKEITRSHITAPWDSPRITPRL, translated from the exons ATGATCACATCCACCGTGCCATGTTCGAACGCGAATATGGTTGGTAAATTGAG CAGATCGACAGTATTACTGTTCCATAAAATGGAGAGTATTACCAATGTCATGGAGTATGAGACCATTGCAAAGGAGAAACTGCCAAAAATGATTTACGATTACTATGCCTCTGGTGCAGAGGACCAATGGACGCTCCAAGAGAATCGAAATGCTTTTTCTAGGATTTT GTTTAGACCCCGCATTCTTGTAGATGTAAGAAGCATTGATACAACGACAAGTGTCTTGGGATTCAAGGTTTCAATGCCGATCATGGTTGCACCGACTGCAATGCAGAAAATGGCTCATTCTGAAG GAGAATATGCAACAGCCCGAGCAACATCAGCTGCTGGCACCATCATG ACATTATCCTCATGGGCTACTTCCAGTGTAGAAGAGGTTGCTTCAACGGGACCAGGCATTCGCTTTTTCCAGCTCTAT GTGTATAAAGACAGAAATGTTGTTCGGCAACTTGTGAAAAGAGCAGAACGGGCTGGTTTTAAGGCAATTGCCCTTACAGTGGATACACCAAGACTTGGTCGAAGGGAAGCTGATATCAAGAATAG GTTTGTTTTGCCACCTCATCTGACATTGAAGAATTTTGAAGGACTGGATCTTGGAAAGATGGATAAG ACATATGACTCTGGACTTGCTTCATATGTTGCCGGCCAAGTTGATCAGTCTCTTAGCTGGAAG GATGTGAAGTGGCTTCAGACAATAACCCACCTGCCAATCCTACTGAAGGGTGTATTAACTGCAGAAGATG CAAGGCTAGCTGTAGAATCTGGAGCTGCTGGAATTATTGTGTCTAATCATGGGGCTCGGCAACTTGATTATGCTCCTGCAACAGTTATGGCCTTAGAAGAG GTTGTCAAAGCAGTGCAGGGAAGAATTCCTGTTTTCCTTGATGGTGGAATTCGCCGAGGGACAGATGTCTTTAAAGCATTGGCTCTCGGAGCATCTGGTGTATTT ATTGGAAGACCAGTTGTGTTTTCATTGGCTGTTGATGGGGAGGCTGGCGTTAGAAAAGTACTTCAGATGCTTCAAGATGAATTTGAACTGACAATGGCGTTAAGTGGCTGTCGCTCAATCAAGGAAATCACTCGTAGTCATATCACGGCTCCTTGGGACTCCCCTCGTATCACACCCCGGTTGTAA
- the LOC104238841 gene encoding glycolate oxidase-like isoform X2, producing the protein MESITNVMEYETIAKEKLPKMIYDYYASGAEDQWTLQENRNAFSRILFRPRILVDVRSIDTTTSVLGFKVSMPIMVAPTAMQKMAHSEGEYATARATSAAGTIMTLSSWATSSVEEVASTGPGIRFFQLYVYKDRNVVRQLVKRAERAGFKAIALTVDTPRLGRREADIKNRFVLPPHLTLKNFEGLDLGKMDKTYDSGLASYVAGQVDQSLSWKDVKWLQTITHLPILLKGVLTAEDARLAVESGAAGIIVSNHGARQLDYAPATVMALEEVVKAVQGRIPVFLDGGIRRGTDVFKALALGASGVFIGRPVVFSLAVDGEAGVRKVLQMLQDEFELTMALSGCRSIKEITRSHITAPWDSPRITPRL; encoded by the exons ATGGAGAGTATTACCAATGTCATGGAGTATGAGACCATTGCAAAGGAGAAACTGCCAAAAATGATTTACGATTACTATGCCTCTGGTGCAGAGGACCAATGGACGCTCCAAGAGAATCGAAATGCTTTTTCTAGGATTTT GTTTAGACCCCGCATTCTTGTAGATGTAAGAAGCATTGATACAACGACAAGTGTCTTGGGATTCAAGGTTTCAATGCCGATCATGGTTGCACCGACTGCAATGCAGAAAATGGCTCATTCTGAAG GAGAATATGCAACAGCCCGAGCAACATCAGCTGCTGGCACCATCATG ACATTATCCTCATGGGCTACTTCCAGTGTAGAAGAGGTTGCTTCAACGGGACCAGGCATTCGCTTTTTCCAGCTCTAT GTGTATAAAGACAGAAATGTTGTTCGGCAACTTGTGAAAAGAGCAGAACGGGCTGGTTTTAAGGCAATTGCCCTTACAGTGGATACACCAAGACTTGGTCGAAGGGAAGCTGATATCAAGAATAG GTTTGTTTTGCCACCTCATCTGACATTGAAGAATTTTGAAGGACTGGATCTTGGAAAGATGGATAAG ACATATGACTCTGGACTTGCTTCATATGTTGCCGGCCAAGTTGATCAGTCTCTTAGCTGGAAG GATGTGAAGTGGCTTCAGACAATAACCCACCTGCCAATCCTACTGAAGGGTGTATTAACTGCAGAAGATG CAAGGCTAGCTGTAGAATCTGGAGCTGCTGGAATTATTGTGTCTAATCATGGGGCTCGGCAACTTGATTATGCTCCTGCAACAGTTATGGCCTTAGAAGAG GTTGTCAAAGCAGTGCAGGGAAGAATTCCTGTTTTCCTTGATGGTGGAATTCGCCGAGGGACAGATGTCTTTAAAGCATTGGCTCTCGGAGCATCTGGTGTATTT ATTGGAAGACCAGTTGTGTTTTCATTGGCTGTTGATGGGGAGGCTGGCGTTAGAAAAGTACTTCAGATGCTTCAAGATGAATTTGAACTGACAATGGCGTTAAGTGGCTGTCGCTCAATCAAGGAAATCACTCGTAGTCATATCACGGCTCCTTGGGACTCCCCTCGTATCACACCCCGGTTGTAA
- the LOC104238840 gene encoding protein TIFY 5A-like: MRRNRNLDLRLVPPCVSAFSPKEYCTTTPFFSRRDNQGTKEKQLQQLTIFYNGKVVVSDATELQAKAIIYLASREMEENTKTSSQISEASSPLLQPQTGLSMKRSLQGFLQKRKNRIQATSPYHH; this comes from the exons ATGAGAAGAAACCGTAACTTGGATCTAAGGCTTGTCCCTCCTTGTGTTTCAGCTTTTTCTCCTAAAGAATATTGCACTACCACTCCATTCTTCTCCAg GAGGGATAACCAGGGCACAAAAGAGAAGCAACTGCAGCAGCTAACTATATTCTACAATGGAAAAGTTGTGGTTTCTGATGCTACAGAGCTGCAG GCGAAAGCAATAATATATCTCGCAAGTAGAGAAATGGAGGAGAATACAAAGACTTCATCACAAATTTCAGAGGCATCATCGCCATTGTTACAACCTCAAACTGGTCTTTCCATGAAGAGATCTTTGCAAGGATTTCTGCAGAAGAGAAAAAATAGAATTCAAGCAACTTCTCCGTATCATCACTAG